The following DNA comes from Mycolicibacterium lutetiense.
CATCGTTCCTGTGCCGCGCCCGGAGGCCTGAAACTTAGAGGATTCTCCGCGAATGTGAAGCAGCTGCGAGTTCTCGATCGAACTTTCGCGATAGCTTCACATTCGACGGAGAGGATGTCCGATGCCCCGGTTTGTCGACCGCGTCGTCATTCACACGCGTGCAGGCAACGGTGGCCACGGCTGCGCGTCGGTGCACCGAGAGAAATTCAAACCCCTCGGTGGGCCCGACGGCGGTAACGGTGGTCGTGGCGGCAGCATCGTGCTCGTCGTGGATCCGCAGGTGCACACCCTGCTGGACTTCCATTTCCATCCGCACGTCGACGCCCCCTCCGGCAAGCCGGGTGCGGGCAGCAATCGTGACGGTGCCACCGGCGACGATCTGATCGTGCGCGTGCCGGACGGCACGGTGGTGCTCGATGAGAACGGCCGGATGCTGGCCGACCTGGTCGGTGCCGGTACCCGGTTCGAAGCTGCGCAGGGTGGTCGAGGCGGTCTCGGTAACGCCGCACTGGCTTCCCGGGCCCGCAAGGCCCCCGGCTTCGCGCTCCTCGGTGAGAAGGGGCAGGCCCGTGATCTCACGCTGGAACTCAAGACCGTTGCCGATGTCGGCCTGATCGGGTTCCCGTCGGCGGGCAAATCGTCTCTGGTGTCGACCATCTCGGCGGCCAAGCCCAAGATCGCCGACTATCCGTTCACCACTCTGGTGCCCAACCTGGGCGTGGTGTCGGCCGGCGACAACACTTTCACCGTCGCCGACGTTCCCGGTTTGATCCCCGGCGCATCCGAGGGCCGGGGTCTCGGCCTGGAATTCCTTCGGCACCTTGAGCGCTGCGCGGTGCTCGTGCATGTCGTGGACTGCGCCACAATGGAACCCGGCCGTGACCCGATCTCCGACATCGAGGCGCTGGAGGCCGAACTCGCGGCCTACACCCCGACCCTGCAAGGCGATTCCACGCTGGGCGACCTGGCGTCGCGGCCACGTGCGGTGGTGCTCAACAAGATCGACGTTCCCGACGCTCGGGAGTTGGCCGACTTCGTGCGGGAAGAGGTGCAGTCCCAGTTCGGCTGGCCGGTGTACGAGATCTCGACAGTCAGCCGTGATGGTTTGCGACCGTTGATCTTTGCACTGTGGGAGATGGTGAAGGCGTATCGCGATGCGCAGCCTGAGGCGGTGCCCAGGCGTCCGGTGATCCGGCCGATCGCCATCGACGAGAGCGGATTCACCGTGGAATCGGACGGATCCGGTGGATTTTTGGTGCGCGGTACCCGTCCCGAGCGCTGGATCGCCCAGACCGACTTCGGCAACGATGAGGCCGTCGGCTACCTCGGTGACCGGTTGGCGCGGTTGGGCGTCGAGGATGCGTTGTTCAAGAACGGCGCCAAGCCCGGCTGCGCCGTGACCATCGGCGACATGACCTTCGACTGGGAACCGCAGACCCCGGCCGGCATCGATATGCCGCTGACCGGTCGAGGTACTGACATCCGGCTCGAACAGACCGACCGGACCGGTG
Coding sequences within:
- the obgE gene encoding GTPase ObgE; its protein translation is MPRFVDRVVIHTRAGNGGHGCASVHREKFKPLGGPDGGNGGRGGSIVLVVDPQVHTLLDFHFHPHVDAPSGKPGAGSNRDGATGDDLIVRVPDGTVVLDENGRMLADLVGAGTRFEAAQGGRGGLGNAALASRARKAPGFALLGEKGQARDLTLELKTVADVGLIGFPSAGKSSLVSTISAAKPKIADYPFTTLVPNLGVVSAGDNTFTVADVPGLIPGASEGRGLGLEFLRHLERCAVLVHVVDCATMEPGRDPISDIEALEAELAAYTPTLQGDSTLGDLASRPRAVVLNKIDVPDARELADFVREEVQSQFGWPVYEISTVSRDGLRPLIFALWEMVKAYRDAQPEAVPRRPVIRPIAIDESGFTVESDGSGGFLVRGTRPERWIAQTDFGNDEAVGYLGDRLARLGVEDALFKNGAKPGCAVTIGDMTFDWEPQTPAGIDMPLTGRGTDIRLEQTDRTGASERKAARRERRQPGSEDE